GCCAAGGCGCATGTTCCTGTAATGGCTTTGGTACTGGATGTATCCGAAGCTGTGCTGCTGGAACGTGATTTAGGCAGGGAGCATCCGCGTGGCCGCCAACGGGTCAAGCAGCAGGCACAGCTGTTAAAGCGGAACCTGCGTGGGATCCGTGAGGAAGGCTTTAACGCTTGCTATATCCTTAAGGATATAGAAGAAATGAATTTTGTTCGCCGTGCGCAGCCACTGTTTCATGAGATTGGCTCAGGTATTGACATCATTGGTGATATCCATGGGTGCTACCGTGAGATGCTGGAAGTGATAGAGCGGCTAGGATATACGGAAGATACGGAAGGACTATACCATCATCCAGATGGCAGAAGACTGGTATCTGTCGGGGATGTGATGAGCCGTGGCCCCAAATCGTTACAAGCGGTGCAGTTCTGGAAAAAGCACGTGGATGCTGGACTAGCGTATATGATTGACAGCAATCATGGCTGGAAAATCGGCCGTTACCTTGATGGAAGAAAGGTGACTCTCAGTCATGGGGATGAACGATTTGCAGAGGAACTGGCCCAGTATGAACAAAAAGCGGGCAAGGCAGCGGCGGAACAGCTTAGAAGCGAGTTAAGGGATTTTCTGCTACATGCACCCTCACATCTTATTTTTGGCAGGAATGGATTGCGACACGTGGTCGTGGCTCATGCGGGGATTAAGGATCATTTTATCGGCAAACAGTCGGCACGTATTTCTGATTATTGCCGTTATGGAGATACGGAAGGACAGGATGCAGACGGAAAACCAATCCGCAAAGATTGGTTCGTAGACCATGAATCGGGAGAAATAGTAGTATGGGGACATGATCCTAGACCGCAGCCTACCCTTGTGAATCAGACGGTGAATATTGATCAGGGTGTGGTATTTGGCGGTATGCTGACCGCTTATCGTTTTCCGGAAAAGGAATTTGTCAGCGTTCCGGCACATGAGAATTATGCGAATGATCCCGATAGCCCACTTGTCCGGTGGCAGAGAAAACGGTTTTCCCCGCCGAATTTACGCAAGCTCATCGCTGGTTACAGTGTACTGACGGAATCGTATGGCGAAGTGCGCGTTCAAGGAGAATCGGTCAAAACCGCTATAGATGCCGTGTCACATGTGACAGTACCGATAGAGGAACTGGTGTATATTCCACCGACCATGAGTCCTGCTCCAGCGGTGTCTGCAGAGGAAGGTTATCTGGAGCATCCGCGTGAAGCGCTGGCTTATTATCGCGGGCAAGGGGTACAAACGATGGTGGCTGAGAAAAAACATATGGGTAGCCGGGCTATTTTGCTATTATTCAAAAACGAACAGGCCGCTGTCGAGTATGTAGGCTACCCGACATTGGGCACGATCTACAGTCGGAGCGGGAGAGCTTTCTTTGAACAAAGCCTTGGGAAGCAAGTGCTGGAAAAGCTGAATGTGGATCTACGGACTGCCGGATATTTTGAACGGAACCAGACGGATTTTGTGTTGCTGGATGCGGAAATTGTACCGTGGAATCTCAAGGCTCGGGAATTGATTGCTGCACAGTATGCGCATGTGGGTGAAGCAGCTCTGCTGGATCGCAGTAAGCTGGTAGACAAGCTGAAGCAGGCGAAGGTTGCGGGCCGAGAGGTTGGAGACTGGTTGGAGGAAATGGAACAGAAGTACGCGAATGCCGTGACGTTTCAAGAGGCTTTTCAAAAATATTGCTGGGATGTGGACGGTCTGGATGAGATTCGTATCGCACCGTTTCATACGCTGGCACACAGCGGAAAGACTTTTTTCGACCATTCTCATATTTGGCATATGGAGCAAAACCGGGAGCTGGCTGGGCTGTCTTCCCTGTTTATGGAGACAGAGTATCGCGTGATCACGGACGAAGCAAGCGAGGAAGAGGTCATTCGTTGGTGGAACGAGATGACAGAGGATGGTCATGAGGGGATTGTGATCAAGCCGGAACGCTTTTTGATGAAAAATCGGGACAAGATGATTCAGCCTGCAATCAAGGTGAGAGGCCGGAAGTATTTGCACATCATTTACGGTATGGATTATCTTGCCCCTGAGAATTTAAAGCGTCTGAAGCAGCGTCGAACGAACAAAAAGGAGCGTCATGCCCTGATGGAAGGAGCGCTTGGTATGGAAGGCGTGGAACGTTTTGTCCGCAAGGATACGGTAGATCGTATTCATGAATGCGTCCTTGCCGCACTATCTCTGGAATCAGAGCCGATTGATCCAAGATTGTAGTTTGCGAGGGAGGGATTGAGATGGAAAGGGGTACACCGTTAATTGATATTGGTGTGAACTTGATGCATCGTTCGTTTCATGCAGATCGGGAACAGGTGGTAGAGAGAGCCGCGGCTGTAGGGATTTCACCGCTGATTATTACCGGGACCAGTGTCCGCAGCAGTCGGGAAGCTTCTCAGTATGCAGCGCGTTATCCGGGCAAGCTGTATGCGACAGCTGGCGTGCATCCCCATGATGCCAAAGACTGCAGTGCAGACACGATTCAGCAGCTCCGCCAGTTGGCGGGTCAGCCGCAGGTCGTATCCATAGGGGAATGCGGATTGGACTATAACCGTGATTTTTCGCCACGTGATGTGCAGCGCCGATGGTTTGGCGAGCAAATCCAACTGGCGGGTGAGCTGAAAATGCCGTTATTTCTGCATGAACGAGATGCACATGAGGACTTTGTCGCTATGCTTCGGGAGTATCAAGGGCTTGTCGATAAAGCGGTAGTGCATTGTTTTACCGGCACGGAACAGGAATTGCGTACGTATGTAGAAATGGGACTGTATATCGGAATCACCGGCTGGATTTGCGACGAACGGCGGGGGAAGCATCTGCGTGAACTGGTCAGAGATATTCCCTTGGACCGTCTGATGATTGAAACGGATGCTCCATTTTTGACCCCGCGTAATTTGCCTGTGAAGCCTAAAGAAGGGCGTAATGAGCCCATGTATCTCGCTCACATTGCTGCTACGATAGCCGAATGTACAGGTCGAAGCATGATGGAGATCGAAATCGCGACGACGGAAACGGCTAAACGTTTCTTCGGATTATAGGATTGTCAAAGCCATAGATGTGGTATATATTATAGTGAATTAAAAAGCATTGTCGGGAGCTTGAGAAAGTCAGGCTGAGAGGGTGGCCCTTGCCACTGACCGTGAAATCTGATCTGGGTAATGCCAGCGTAGAGAAACCAAGAACACTATACAGGAATGCCGCTTTTTTTTGCGGTTGTCGATAGATTCAATGTATGTCCTAGCATTTTACCTTGATCCTGACTTGGCTGGGTATCAGTGTAGTAGTTTAGACTACTGGTTATATAAGGCATATCGACGAATGATGTTTTGTATGGTGCTTCACCTTTTACTGCGCATAAAGCTTGCCTGGAGATTCAGCTCCAGACAAGCTTTTTTTCATGGCCAAGAGGCCAACTATAAGGAAAAAGGGGAGCACGCAATAATGAATACTGCTGTAAGAGCGTCCAAAGGGTTGAAACTGACGGATATTTTGGTCACGATTGTGATCGCTGTTGTGTTCGGGTTGATCTACAAAATATGGGGACCTGCCTATGATTTGATGAAACCATTGGGTCTACACGCCGAGCAACTGATGTATGGCATGTGGTTTATGGCAGGTACGTTTGCTTATCTCATCATTCGCAAGCCGGGTGTTGCGATTTTGGCAGAGGTGGCAGCGGCAACGGTCAGTGCTTT
The Paenibacillus peoriae DNA segment above includes these coding regions:
- a CDS encoding polynucleotide kinase-phosphatase produces the protein MSNSSKRTIHLPHAGLVVLVGASNSGKTTLLDKLVSEGILLETEVVSSDHFRKLVGDTEFIDWSGLPRLESDVLFYEYQQMSAKAFEAMDTILAMRCRLNKLTVVDATHLYAEDRQKYVQLAAKAHVPVMALVLDVSEAVLLERDLGREHPRGRQRVKQQAQLLKRNLRGIREEGFNACYILKDIEEMNFVRRAQPLFHEIGSGIDIIGDIHGCYREMLEVIERLGYTEDTEGLYHHPDGRRLVSVGDVMSRGPKSLQAVQFWKKHVDAGLAYMIDSNHGWKIGRYLDGRKVTLSHGDERFAEELAQYEQKAGKAAAEQLRSELRDFLLHAPSHLIFGRNGLRHVVVAHAGIKDHFIGKQSARISDYCRYGDTEGQDADGKPIRKDWFVDHESGEIVVWGHDPRPQPTLVNQTVNIDQGVVFGGMLTAYRFPEKEFVSVPAHENYANDPDSPLVRWQRKRFSPPNLRKLIAGYSVLTESYGEVRVQGESVKTAIDAVSHVTVPIEELVYIPPTMSPAPAVSAEEGYLEHPREALAYYRGQGVQTMVAEKKHMGSRAILLLFKNEQAAVEYVGYPTLGTIYSRSGRAFFEQSLGKQVLEKLNVDLRTAGYFERNQTDFVLLDAEIVPWNLKARELIAAQYAHVGEAALLDRSKLVDKLKQAKVAGREVGDWLEEMEQKYANAVTFQEAFQKYCWDVDGLDEIRIAPFHTLAHSGKTFFDHSHIWHMEQNRELAGLSSLFMETEYRVITDEASEEEVIRWWNEMTEDGHEGIVIKPERFLMKNRDKMIQPAIKVRGRKYLHIIYGMDYLAPENLKRLKQRRTNKKERHALMEGALGMEGVERFVRKDTVDRIHECVLAALSLESEPIDPRL
- a CDS encoding TatD family hydrolase encodes the protein MERGTPLIDIGVNLMHRSFHADREQVVERAAAVGISPLIITGTSVRSSREASQYAARYPGKLYATAGVHPHDAKDCSADTIQQLRQLAGQPQVVSIGECGLDYNRDFSPRDVQRRWFGEQIQLAGELKMPLFLHERDAHEDFVAMLREYQGLVDKAVVHCFTGTEQELRTYVEMGLYIGITGWICDERRGKHLRELVRDIPLDRLMIETDAPFLTPRNLPVKPKEGRNEPMYLAHIAATIAECTGRSMMEIEIATTETAKRFFGL